Proteins encoded in a region of the Anaerobacillus sp. CMMVII genome:
- a CDS encoding response regulator, whose product MYVKLLIVDDEQIEREGMEAILQKAFANVEIKQAKNGRLAVEMAGEFQPDLILMDIKMPGMTGLEAIQLIREQFTQIKFIMVTAFDTFEFARQAIKLGVKDYLLKPSKATEIVDTVGRVLKEIEAEQHAFVLQNVQQNALKKTLSVVETDVVTQLLFDHVHEIHLDMLVEMLEIPMTKEMFVIIVLLPTGSEKNYREIKNIVRDTRTGWVGPMYGNQLPIIVFRDFKKSFRSQAINLARQILSSAKFDIGAEGFIGIGSVCSALDQLKQSYQDALIATMDTTMSSRYRFYSDIALQDELYNEYFVKHRQKEFSDHIRIGHWNQVRLDVINLIQYSESEGKDLVQTQQQVLEALWIASRVLNELGIEIEIPLYFSKVNDYRQLRFEAGKLLDQMIKAYLDHYDRIEADTIHQIKQYIFDHSNQEISLEALGRKVGLSPIYISKMFKEKLGINYIDFLTECRIEKAKRLMSDPQKSIKEITFEVGYHEPNYFSKVFKKMCHVSPKEYRKTLLGKKDEWVTRDLKK is encoded by the coding sequence ATGTATGTTAAGCTCCTCATTGTGGATGATGAACAGATTGAAAGAGAAGGAATGGAAGCGATCTTACAGAAAGCCTTTGCGAATGTAGAGATAAAGCAGGCGAAAAACGGAAGATTAGCTGTTGAAATGGCTGGAGAATTTCAACCTGACCTAATTTTAATGGACATTAAGATGCCAGGGATGACAGGTCTTGAGGCAATACAGTTGATTAGGGAACAATTTACACAAATTAAATTTATTATGGTTACAGCATTTGATACCTTCGAATTCGCAAGGCAAGCGATTAAGCTCGGTGTAAAGGACTATTTGCTTAAACCGAGTAAAGCGACGGAGATTGTTGATACGGTTGGGAGAGTACTAAAGGAAATTGAAGCAGAACAGCATGCATTTGTTTTACAAAATGTTCAACAAAATGCATTGAAGAAAACCTTAAGTGTCGTTGAAACCGATGTGGTGACACAGCTTTTGTTCGATCATGTCCATGAAATTCATCTTGATATGCTCGTTGAAATGTTAGAAATACCAATGACCAAAGAAATGTTTGTGATCATTGTTTTGCTTCCTACAGGGTCAGAAAAAAATTATCGTGAAATCAAAAATATCGTCAGGGATACTAGGACTGGGTGGGTAGGTCCGATGTATGGAAACCAACTACCAATCATTGTCTTTCGCGATTTCAAAAAATCGTTTCGCTCGCAAGCTATCAATCTCGCACGTCAAATTCTGTCTTCTGCTAAATTCGACATTGGGGCAGAAGGTTTTATCGGAATTGGAAGCGTTTGCTCTGCCTTAGATCAACTTAAACAATCTTATCAAGACGCCCTAATAGCCACGATGGACACAACGATGTCTAGTAGGTATCGGTTTTATTCAGATATAGCGCTTCAGGATGAATTGTATAATGAATATTTTGTTAAGCACCGTCAAAAGGAGTTTTCAGATCATATTCGGATTGGCCATTGGAACCAAGTTCGTTTGGACGTAATAAATTTAATTCAATATAGTGAAAGTGAGGGCAAAGATCTTGTTCAAACGCAACAACAGGTGCTTGAAGCCCTATGGATTGCTTCTAGAGTCTTAAACGAATTAGGTATAGAAATCGAAATTCCTCTCTATTTTTCCAAGGTGAACGATTACAGACAGCTACGTTTTGAGGCGGGCAAACTTTTGGACCAGATGATAAAAGCCTACTTAGATCATTACGATCGAATAGAAGCTGATACGATACATCAAATAAAACAATATATTTTTGACCATTCCAATCAGGAAATTTCCTTAGAAGCTTTAGGGAGAAAAGTTGGGCTTAGTCCGATTTACATTAGTAAAATGTTTAAAGAAAAACTTGGGATCAATTATATTGATTTTTTAACCGAGTGTAGGATTGAAAAGGCAAAGCGGCTCATGAGTGATCCTCAAAAAAGTATTAAAGAAATCACCTTTGAAGTGGGTTATCATGAACCAAACTATTTTAGTAAAGTGTTCAAAAAAATGTGTCATGTGTCACCAAAAGAATACCGCAAGACGCTGCTAGGAAAAAAAGACGAATGGGTAACGAGAGACCTGAAAAAATAG
- the xylF gene encoding D-xylose ABC transporter substrate-binding protein, which produces MEWRITCFLLAVFTLSLLVTTACERKSEPIGKHENSETLESLEVEEAHDSKIKIGFSMDTLEEERWLKDRDMFKQAVESLGAEVVIMTANGDAARQVHQAETLISEGIDLLVVVPNNAEAAAAIANKAQLSGIKVISYDRLVKNANIDLYISFDNELVGEMQARAITQLVPKGKYVYIGGASTDNNAHLFRKGVFNVLKPFIDRGDITVVYDQWTIDWLPSYAYANMEAALLANNNQIDAVIAANDATAGGVIEALAALGLAGKIPVAGQDADLAAAKRIVEGTQTMTVYKPIGRLTEVAAKLAVQLAKGETIEEARKINNGKIEVPSVLLTPIPVDKFNIDETIISDGFHSREDVYN; this is translated from the coding sequence ATGGAGTGGAGGATTACCTGCTTTTTATTAGCTGTGTTTACACTGTCACTTCTAGTTACTACAGCCTGCGAGCGTAAGAGCGAGCCTATTGGAAAACATGAAAACTCTGAAACTCTAGAATCTTTGGAAGTCGAAGAAGCTCACGATTCCAAAATCAAGATTGGATTTTCAATGGATACATTAGAAGAAGAACGATGGCTCAAGGATCGTGATATGTTCAAGCAGGCTGTGGAATCTCTAGGTGCCGAAGTGGTAATCATGACTGCCAATGGAGATGCTGCTAGGCAAGTGCACCAAGCTGAGACATTAATCAGCGAAGGGATTGATCTACTTGTTGTAGTGCCAAACAATGCTGAAGCAGCTGCTGCTATCGCCAATAAAGCGCAATTGTCAGGGATTAAAGTTATTTCCTACGATCGTTTAGTTAAAAACGCAAATATTGATCTATATATATCGTTCGATAATGAACTTGTTGGAGAAATGCAAGCAAGGGCGATTACACAATTGGTCCCAAAAGGTAAGTATGTCTATATCGGAGGTGCCTCGACTGACAATAACGCGCACTTATTTAGAAAAGGAGTATTTAATGTTCTAAAGCCTTTTATTGATAGAGGGGACATTACAGTTGTTTATGATCAGTGGACAATAGACTGGTTGCCTTCTTATGCGTATGCAAACATGGAAGCCGCATTACTCGCCAACAATAATCAAATTGATGCAGTTATTGCTGCCAATGATGCAACGGCTGGTGGTGTCATTGAAGCACTTGCCGCTTTAGGTTTAGCAGGGAAAATACCGGTTGCTGGACAGGACGCAGACCTTGCAGCTGCTAAACGTATCGTAGAAGGGACTCAAACGATGACCGTCTACAAGCCTATCGGAAGATTAACGGAGGTTGCAGCAAAGCTTGCGGTCCAACTTGCCAAAGGTGAAACCATTGAGGAAGCAAGAAAAATCAATAACGGAAAAATAGAAGTTCCTTCTGTTCTGCTCACACCAATTCCAGTAGATAAGTTTAATATTGACGAAACAATCATTTCAGATGGCTTCCATTCCCGCGAGGACGTCTATAACTAG
- a CDS encoding RNA polymerase sigma factor, whose translation MELEQLYKDIQPNIFAFFYVKTLNKEVSEDLTQEVFYQALKNYGTFSGHSNVKTWVFAIAKNVLKKHYRSKDIAMSYRYGSRINL comes from the coding sequence ATGGAGTTGGAACAATTGTATAAAGACATTCAACCGAATATCTTTGCCTTTTTCTATGTAAAAACATTAAATAAAGAGGTTTCGGAGGACTTAACGCAGGAAGTATTTTACCAAGCACTCAAAAATTACGGTACATTTAGTGGACATTCTAACGTAAAAACCTGGGTTTTTGCTATTGCCAAAAATGTTCTAAAAAAACACTATCGGTCCAAAGATATCGCAATGAGCTATCGGTACGGCTCCAGGATCAATCTATGA
- a CDS encoding sigma factor-like helix-turn-helix DNA-binding protein, whose protein sequence is MTIESTEDSFLKKEEKLQLILLIQELDEITKEIVTLRVYGELSFKEIGELVEKTENYARITFHRAKLKMQKELSSDEG, encoded by the coding sequence ATGACTATTGAATCGACTGAAGATAGTTTCCTAAAAAAAGAGGAGAAGCTCCAACTCATTCTTCTCATCCAGGAGCTAGATGAAATCACGAAGGAGATCGTTACCTTACGAGTGTACGGAGAGCTCTCATTTAAGGAAATTGGAGAGTTGGTAGAAAAAACAGAAAACTATGCTCGAATAACGTTTCATCGGGCAAAGCTGAAAATGCAAAAGGAGTTGAGTAGTGATGAAGGCTAA
- a CDS encoding DUF3139 domain-containing protein: protein MWKKIILWASLVILVSFVLFVYNEFNGNPVSKYRSEKALQSYLTSMYSDNDYRIHEGFYDFKFKEYYFKVTEIGSGTVVAEEVGPETKTPTVQDYSFTVHGFVSPKVRIDGIRVSRLDHPLMERLGKEAGKDIYQELQQTVGSLHKVEVTLEALKEQFDANVSWDRTLPLDRPYHIFIVLDASDFSADDVYEAATEIQSELDELGYKYERVTINANIISEAAVKDGAENGYVKYGIGFDKGERMNRKDVKEF, encoded by the coding sequence ATGTGGAAAAAAATTATATTGTGGGCTTCCCTAGTGATCCTTGTTAGTTTTGTATTATTTGTATACAACGAATTTAATGGTAATCCAGTTAGTAAATATCGTTCCGAGAAAGCATTACAGAGCTATTTAACATCGATGTACTCAGACAATGATTATAGAATCCACGAAGGATTTTATGACTTTAAATTTAAAGAATATTATTTTAAGGTAACAGAAATCGGCAGTGGTACAGTAGTGGCTGAGGAAGTTGGTCCAGAAACGAAAACCCCTACGGTTCAGGACTATAGCTTTACCGTTCATGGGTTCGTCTCGCCAAAGGTACGGATCGATGGAATCAGGGTTTCTCGGTTAGACCACCCTTTGATGGAGCGTTTAGGGAAAGAGGCTGGTAAGGACATCTATCAAGAGCTTCAACAGACCGTGGGATCACTTCATAAAGTAGAAGTGACTCTCGAAGCATTAAAAGAGCAGTTCGACGCTAATGTAAGCTGGGATCGAACGTTACCGCTAGATCGACCGTATCATATTTTTATCGTCTTGGATGCCAGCGATTTTAGCGCTGATGATGTATATGAGGCAGCGACGGAAATTCAAAGTGAGTTAGATGAACTTGGATATAAATATGAGAGAGTAACGATCAATGCCAATATCATCAGCGAAGCAGCCGTGAAGGATGGGGCTGAAAATGGTTATGTTAAATATGGGATTGGATTTGATAAAGGGGAACGAATGAATAGAAAAGACGTGAAAGAGTTTTAG
- a CDS encoding SDR family oxidoreductase, with amino-acid sequence MREIDKNHVVIVTGANSGMGKATSLALAKTGATVVMLCRRKLEGETAVREVRTISKNMSVELMLCDLGSQKSIREFCIEFQKKYHRLDVLVNNAGVILPGRHETVDGFELQFGVNHLGHFLLTNLLLEQIIASAPARIINVSSGAHKAGKIHFDDINLKKNYRVFRAYAQSKLANILFTYELAQRLKGTDVTVNCLHPGAVATNMGINRETGFGTLITRLLKPFFQTSEQGAETAIYLATSAEIEGITGQYYYRKKSIRSSKRSYDNALAKKLWDVSEEMTGMKK; translated from the coding sequence GTGAGAGAAATAGATAAAAATCATGTTGTAATTGTGACGGGTGCAAATTCAGGAATGGGAAAGGCAACATCATTGGCACTAGCTAAGACAGGAGCGACGGTCGTGATGCTTTGTCGGAGGAAGCTAGAGGGAGAGACAGCTGTTAGGGAAGTACGAACTATAAGTAAAAATATGTCTGTAGAGCTGATGCTATGTGACTTAGGTTCGCAAAAGAGCATTCGAGAGTTTTGTATAGAGTTTCAGAAAAAATATCACAGGCTCGACGTACTGGTGAATAACGCAGGTGTCATTCTTCCGGGCCGGCATGAAACGGTGGATGGATTTGAATTACAGTTCGGTGTAAATCACCTAGGGCATTTTTTGCTAACGAATCTTCTGCTTGAGCAGATTATTGCCAGTGCGCCGGCTAGAATTATTAATGTATCATCTGGGGCCCATAAAGCTGGAAAAATCCATTTTGACGACATTAATCTAAAGAAAAATTATCGTGTGTTTCGAGCATATGCTCAATCGAAGCTTGCAAATATTCTTTTTACATATGAATTAGCCCAAAGGCTAAAAGGTACAGACGTCACCGTAAATTGCCTACACCCAGGAGCCGTAGCCACAAATATGGGAATTAACAGGGAGACAGGGTTTGGAACATTGATTACGAGATTGCTAAAACCTTTCTTTCAAACCTCAGAACAAGGAGCCGAGACAGCCATCTATCTTGCGACATCAGCAGAAATAGAAGGCATAACTGGACAATATTACTATCGCAAAAAATCAATTCGATCCTCAAAAAGGTCCTATGACAACGCCCTGGCAAAGAAACTATGGGATGTTAGTGAGGAAATGACGGGGATGAAAAAGTAG
- a CDS encoding ATP-dependent DNA helicase yields MDQIDIHLVYASRQNTDTVTFKQSYTKEDLDFFIEELLADYLKFQEILFDQRTARQVSIPALSFPFSSYRNRQRDLVKAVYKTISEKKRLFAKASTGIGKTISTIFPAVKAVGEGKAERILYVTAKTITRQVAEEAFQLLNTKGLVWRTVTITAKEKVCFQDEVNCSKDHCSYSDGYYDRLKEGLKDILTKEQIVDRQTIESYAKKHSLCPFEFSLDVALHADAVICDYNYFFDPRVKMQRWSELHKDTVLLIDEAHNLVDRARAMYSASVAKSSFLEVSRLVKGKNQELYQQTKKVNDLLLEWKKELLEKNQFDFLELPEHVVSVVEDFLDLGDRWLSTSGNHLEDYYGSVKDLFYEAQAFCRVASLYDDHFRTMVTVQKSEVQVKLLCLDPSRLIRSATKKTKATIFFSATLHPLGYFQTVLGGEDVDYFQDIPSPFDEKNVEVLVSPISTKYNDRPSSVEKIISVIKEQLHQRTGNFLVFFPSYEYLSQVLAEYQDDAMDANVELFVQEQMMTEEEREGFLAKFQPLLTGVRIGFAVLGGIFAEGVDLRGDRLNGVCIVGVGLPRISDEQDIMKQFYSSQGYNGFDFAYVYPGMNKVQQAGGRLIRSEEDEGVIILMDDRYLSPKYRNLLPSEWRNFRRI; encoded by the coding sequence TTGGATCAGATCGATATCCATCTTGTTTATGCTAGTAGGCAAAACACAGATACTGTTACGTTTAAACAATCGTATACAAAAGAGGACTTAGATTTTTTTATTGAAGAACTTTTAGCGGATTACCTTAAATTTCAGGAAATTTTGTTCGACCAAAGAACCGCCCGCCAAGTAAGCATTCCGGCCTTATCCTTTCCTTTTTCTTCGTACCGTAACAGACAGCGTGATCTTGTGAAAGCAGTATACAAAACAATTTCTGAAAAAAAGCGCTTGTTTGCGAAGGCTTCTACTGGGATTGGGAAAACAATCTCAACCATTTTTCCGGCTGTAAAAGCTGTGGGGGAAGGGAAGGCAGAACGGATCCTCTATGTAACAGCAAAAACGATTACAAGACAAGTAGCTGAAGAGGCTTTTCAATTATTAAATACGAAGGGTCTAGTTTGGCGAACGGTGACAATCACTGCGAAGGAAAAAGTTTGCTTTCAAGATGAAGTCAACTGTTCTAAAGACCATTGTTCTTATTCAGACGGTTATTATGATCGATTAAAGGAAGGGTTAAAAGACATTTTAACGAAAGAACAAATCGTTGACCGACAAACCATCGAGTCCTATGCGAAAAAGCATTCACTCTGCCCATTTGAATTTTCATTAGATGTTGCGTTACATGCAGACGCAGTGATCTGTGATTATAATTACTTTTTTGATCCAAGAGTGAAAATGCAGCGTTGGAGCGAGCTCCATAAAGATACGGTGTTACTAATCGATGAAGCTCATAATTTAGTTGATCGGGCTAGAGCCATGTACTCTGCTTCGGTTGCGAAATCTAGCTTTTTAGAGGTAAGTAGGCTGGTAAAAGGAAAAAATCAGGAACTTTACCAACAGACAAAAAAAGTGAATGATCTGCTTTTGGAGTGGAAGAAGGAATTACTGGAGAAGAATCAATTCGATTTTCTCGAGTTACCAGAACATGTAGTTTCAGTCGTAGAGGACTTTTTAGATTTAGGTGATCGGTGGCTATCTACTTCGGGCAATCACCTCGAAGACTATTACGGAAGTGTGAAAGATCTTTTTTACGAGGCACAGGCTTTTTGTAGGGTGGCTAGTTTATATGATGATCATTTCCGCACGATGGTTACGGTTCAAAAAAGTGAAGTTCAAGTTAAGCTATTATGCTTAGATCCTTCTAGACTAATTCGTAGCGCGACAAAAAAGACGAAAGCGACGATCTTTTTTTCGGCTACGTTACATCCACTCGGATATTTTCAAACCGTGTTAGGTGGAGAAGATGTTGATTATTTTCAAGATATCCCTTCACCGTTTGATGAAAAAAACGTCGAGGTTTTAGTTAGTCCAATATCCACGAAGTATAACGACCGTCCTTCATCGGTTGAAAAAATTATTTCAGTCATAAAAGAGCAGCTACATCAGCGTACAGGTAATTTTCTTGTTTTTTTTCCGTCTTATGAATACTTATCACAAGTGCTTGCAGAGTATCAAGATGACGCTATGGATGCGAACGTTGAGTTGTTTGTTCAAGAACAAATGATGACGGAGGAAGAAAGGGAAGGATTTTTAGCTAAGTTCCAACCCTTATTAACAGGGGTGAGAATTGGTTTCGCCGTTTTAGGTGGTATTTTCGCTGAGGGAGTAGACCTACGCGGTGATCGGTTGAATGGTGTTTGTATTGTCGGAGTAGGTTTGCCTAGGATTTCAGATGAACAAGATATTATGAAGCAGTTCTATTCTTCGCAAGGCTACAATGGATTTGATTTTGCGTATGTTTATCCTGGTATGAATAAAGTTCAGCAGGCTGGTGGAAGGTTGATCCGTTCGGAAGAAGATGAAGGAGTGATCATCCTCATGGACGACCGCTATTTGTCACCAAAATATCGAAACCTATTACCAAGCGAGTGGCGTAATTTTAGAAGGATTTGA
- a CDS encoding M48 family metallopeptidase, producing MKFEIEGNIIDCDVQYGKRKKIAIQISSTGFITVKAPRETSEEMLRSAIEKQGKWILDKLQKIKDAREAPKTREYHDQGKFLYLGKEYLLHQLIDHSDLGEKDLKKALKKFYISSCKKIVGERIKIYQKQLGVKPKSVEIIESKVKWGSCSWDKKISINYQLAMAPIDVIDYVIIHELCHILHMNHDRSFWRRVGSLVPDYKKKEEYLARHGQSMTV from the coding sequence ATGAAATTTGAAATTGAAGGTAACATCATCGATTGTGATGTTCAATATGGAAAGAGAAAGAAGATTGCGATTCAAATCAGTTCGACGGGATTTATAACTGTGAAAGCGCCTAGAGAGACAAGTGAAGAAATGCTTAGAAGTGCTATTGAAAAGCAAGGGAAATGGATCCTAGACAAATTGCAGAAAATTAAGGATGCACGTGAAGCTCCAAAAACAAGGGAGTATCATGATCAAGGGAAGTTTTTGTATCTTGGTAAAGAGTACCTTCTTCATCAGTTAATTGATCATAGTGATTTGGGAGAAAAAGATCTAAAAAAAGCTCTTAAAAAATTCTATATTTCTAGCTGTAAGAAGATTGTCGGTGAACGGATCAAGATCTATCAAAAACAACTAGGAGTAAAGCCGAAATCTGTTGAAATCATAGAGTCGAAAGTCAAATGGGGCAGCTGTAGTTGGGATAAAAAAATAAGTATTAATTATCAATTAGCCATGGCGCCAATCGATGTAATAGATTATGTCATCATCCATGAACTATGTCATATTCTTCATATGAACCATGATCGCTCGTTTTGGAGGCGTGTGGGAAGTCTTGTTCCAGATTATAAAAAGAAGGAAGAATATTTAGCAAGACATGGGCAGTCTATGACGGTGTGA
- a CDS encoding SDR family NAD(P)-dependent oxidoreductase — translation MNILITGASGFLGSTLAKQLLEDKHNVYLLVRNNKKLNNFININQDHKQRITILEGELTEAELGLNSKMLNSLVGKIDVVYHTAAFLSFDEGKREQIFQVNVNGTRNVLEVAEKIGVNKFVHVSTAYTLGVQENGLEQLYPIDGTFTNDYEESKCKAEHLVMSYQDKFAVTIMRPAIIIGDSKTGEASTTFGLYGILRAIELLKKKV, via the coding sequence TTGAATATATTAATTACAGGAGCATCCGGATTTTTAGGCTCTACACTAGCAAAACAATTACTTGAAGACAAACATAATGTCTATTTACTAGTCCGAAATAATAAGAAGTTAAACAATTTCATTAATATAAATCAAGATCATAAACAACGGATCACAATCCTTGAAGGCGAGTTAACAGAAGCGGAATTGGGTTTAAATTCTAAAATGTTAAATAGTTTAGTTGGAAAGATTGATGTCGTTTATCATACAGCTGCCTTTTTATCATTTGATGAAGGTAAAAGAGAACAAATTTTTCAAGTAAATGTTAACGGTACAAGAAATGTTCTTGAGGTAGCAGAAAAGATCGGTGTAAATAAATTCGTCCATGTAAGTACTGCCTATACCTTAGGGGTTCAAGAGAATGGACTCGAACAACTGTACCCGATAGATGGTACCTTTACTAATGATTATGAAGAAAGTAAATGTAAGGCTGAACACCTAGTTATGTCTTATCAAGATAAGTTCGCAGTCACTATTATGAGACCTGCTATTATTATCGGTGATTCGAAAACTGGAGAAGCGAGCACAACCTTTGGATTATATGGGATCCTTAGAGCTATTGAACTACTAAAGAAAAAAGTATAA
- a CDS encoding S8 family peptidase: MKTDKKLFTILAKNQSSAIPVVIVLKDSARSCKVEDYCRLHPHDQFGHSLSSIKMITGRYSKATIQSLQRHQQVKFICYDHSVQALLDKATPAIGAHNVHRQQGITGKGVGIAVLDTGVYPHVDLTRPTNRIVAFKDLINNRLQPYDDNGHGTHVAGCAAGNGISSGGTYLGPAPDANIIGVKVLNDQGSGSISTVIAGIDWVIENRDRYRIRIINLSLGTRPTTSYRNDPLTQACRKAWRNGIVVVASAGNTGPNGSIVTPGIEPSIITVGASDNNSNDISDHRLASFSSRPPTVDTLIKPDVIVPGQNITSLLAPNSTLSDRDLQANNYLQLSGTSMSAGICSGAIALLNEAYPSLSPEVIKTLLKETSRYFNGSNAGLLQINQAFELARLKLNE; this comes from the coding sequence ATGAAAACGGACAAAAAGCTTTTTACTATTCTAGCAAAAAATCAGTCGAGTGCTATCCCAGTTGTCATTGTATTAAAAGATAGTGCGAGGTCATGTAAGGTTGAAGATTATTGCCGCCTTCATCCACATGACCAATTTGGTCATTCTTTATCTTCCATTAAAATGATCACGGGTAGATACTCAAAAGCAACAATACAAAGTTTACAACGCCATCAACAAGTTAAATTTATTTGTTATGATCACTCAGTGCAAGCACTATTAGACAAAGCGACTCCAGCCATTGGCGCGCACAATGTCCATCGACAACAAGGGATAACTGGGAAGGGTGTAGGGATAGCAGTTCTTGATACTGGTGTTTATCCTCATGTAGATCTAACAAGACCCACAAATCGAATTGTCGCCTTTAAGGATTTAATTAATAATAGGTTGCAACCTTATGATGATAATGGACATGGCACACATGTTGCAGGTTGTGCAGCAGGGAATGGTATTAGTTCAGGTGGGACTTATCTAGGACCGGCCCCTGACGCTAATATTATTGGTGTTAAAGTGTTAAATGACCAAGGGTCGGGGAGTATATCTACCGTTATAGCAGGTATAGATTGGGTTATTGAAAATCGTGACCGCTATCGAATTAGGATTATAAATTTGTCGCTCGGAACACGACCAACAACCTCTTATCGAAATGACCCTCTAACCCAAGCGTGTAGAAAAGCTTGGAGAAACGGTATCGTTGTTGTTGCGTCTGCAGGAAATACGGGTCCTAATGGATCGATTGTAACTCCAGGAATAGAACCATCCATTATCACGGTTGGTGCTTCGGATAATAATTCTAATGATATTAGTGACCATCGTTTAGCTAGTTTTAGTAGTCGGCCGCCTACGGTCGATACCTTAATAAAGCCTGATGTAATTGTACCCGGACAAAATATCACTAGTCTATTAGCACCAAATTCAACACTTTCCGATCGTGATTTACAGGCAAATAACTATTTGCAATTATCTGGTACATCAATGTCAGCTGGAATATGTTCGGGAGCAATTGCCCTCCTTAATGAAGCATACCCGTCCTTAAGTCCAGAAGTGATTAAAACATTGCTAAAAGAAACCTCCCGCTACTTTAACGGTAGCAATGCAGGATTACTACAAATTAATCAAGCTTTCGAGCTGGCAAGATTAAAGTTAAATGAGTGA
- a CDS encoding MFS transporter: MHYGWVVVWLTFIAVLVAAGVRSITGVIMVPLEQEFEWSRSAVSFAFAINLILYGFSGPFIAVGMNRLGIRKMMAYAMGLLVIAMLISLFMTQIWQLHIIWGVFIGIGCGVFLTVLSAHVANNWFEKRRGFVLGLLMASTAAGQVIFLPLLSYLTETYTWRIGMSVFIVLGIVMIPLILLWIKDTPAEKGLLPFGAVQKEAKPALNQKNPIVTSFEVLWVGLRSTPFWLLSISFFICGLSTVGLISTHFIPASAHHGIPEVHAASLLAFMGIFNIIGTMLSGWLSDRFDNRWLLFWYYGLRGLSLLILPYALETNSYAMLIGFAVFYGLDWIATVPPTIRLASDYFGKDRGVIIYGWVFAAHQVGAGVAAFLGGYFYEVFHSYTLTFLSAGILCILATLFVLRVKKIEKIVPTTEENAG; encoded by the coding sequence ATGCATTATGGATGGGTGGTTGTATGGCTTACATTTATTGCTGTACTTGTTGCTGCAGGGGTTCGATCGATTACTGGCGTCATTATGGTACCTCTCGAGCAGGAGTTTGAATGGAGTCGCTCGGCAGTTTCATTTGCATTTGCCATTAATCTAATTCTTTATGGATTTTCAGGTCCGTTTATTGCCGTGGGTATGAATCGTTTAGGAATTCGAAAAATGATGGCTTACGCTATGGGACTTTTGGTTATCGCGATGCTAATCAGCTTATTCATGACACAAATTTGGCAGTTACATATTATTTGGGGAGTTTTTATTGGAATTGGCTGCGGGGTATTTCTTACCGTTCTCTCAGCTCATGTGGCCAACAATTGGTTTGAGAAACGAAGAGGTTTTGTTCTGGGGTTACTGATGGCGAGCACCGCTGCAGGTCAAGTAATATTCCTACCCTTGCTTTCTTACTTAACAGAAACTTATACTTGGAGAATTGGGATGTCAGTTTTTATCGTATTAGGCATCGTGATGATTCCACTAATTCTTTTATGGATAAAAGATACACCTGCAGAAAAGGGACTGCTACCTTTTGGGGCGGTACAAAAAGAAGCAAAGCCCGCTTTAAATCAAAAAAATCCTATTGTGACAAGCTTTGAGGTTCTTTGGGTCGGGTTACGTTCTACACCTTTTTGGTTATTGTCGATTAGTTTTTTTATATGCGGTTTGTCAACAGTTGGATTAATTAGCACTCATTTTATTCCTGCCTCGGCTCACCATGGAATACCTGAGGTTCATGCTGCGAGCTTGCTGGCATTTATGGGGATCTTTAATATAATAGGAACGATGCTATCAGGATGGCTTTCCGATCGTTTCGATAATCGCTGGCTTTTATTCTGGTATTACGGCTTACGCGGACTGTCTTTGTTAATCTTGCCTTATGCCTTAGAGACCAATTCGTATGCGATGCTCATCGGTTTCGCTGTATTTTACGGATTAGATTGGATCGCCACTGTACCGCCAACGATTCGTTTGGCATCGGATTATTTCGGTAAAGACCGTGGGGTGATTATTTACGGATGGGTTTTTGCCGCTCATCAAGTAGGTGCTGGTGTGGCTGCATTTCTTGGAGGCTATTTCTATGAAGTATTTCATAGCTATACGCTTACATTTCTCTCAGCAGGGATCCTCTGTATCCTAGCGACTCTGTTTGTATTGAGGGTTAAGAAGATTGAAAAAATTGTTCCTACTACAGAAGAAAATGCAGGTTGA